One part of the Microbulbifer sp. THAF38 genome encodes these proteins:
- a CDS encoding LysR family transcriptional regulator, with amino-acid sequence MMDWNDLRYLIAVADHGSLQSAAKALGVNHSTAWRRLQALEKDLGCQLFVADRQGYFLTDEGNAALEHARKAAENINAIALNTGIKNLEMEGIIRITSIGSYSYEVVPKLCAAFRLHHPKVEFELIDSAEHLSLEKREADIAFRGSPSAPDNLIAKKLFDINWHIFAHPDLVSGPMTLDEIKQQNIIGYRGLSLPIGRWSEKTFKNSRKVIYCNSVMAAAGAANAKLGFAILPEGDQKMVQPYKLKKVFELKEFQSHFWLLSHPQMRNSARVKAFWDFSLDTFKKGYL; translated from the coding sequence ATGATGGACTGGAACGATCTTAGATACCTGATAGCCGTGGCAGATCACGGTTCCCTACAGAGTGCAGCCAAAGCCTTGGGGGTAAACCATTCCACCGCCTGGAGGCGTCTACAGGCCTTGGAAAAAGATCTTGGCTGCCAGCTTTTCGTGGCAGACAGGCAGGGCTATTTCCTCACAGACGAAGGGAATGCGGCTTTAGAACACGCCAGAAAAGCCGCCGAGAATATCAATGCCATTGCCTTGAATACCGGCATTAAAAACCTGGAAATGGAAGGCATTATCCGTATTACCTCAATCGGCTCTTACTCTTATGAGGTGGTTCCAAAACTCTGTGCCGCCTTTCGCCTACACCACCCCAAAGTTGAATTTGAACTCATAGACTCGGCGGAACATCTATCACTGGAAAAGAGGGAGGCGGACATTGCTTTTCGTGGATCACCTAGCGCTCCGGATAACCTCATTGCCAAGAAGCTCTTTGATATCAACTGGCATATTTTTGCCCATCCAGACTTGGTTAGCGGTCCAATGACACTGGATGAGATTAAGCAGCAGAATATTATTGGTTATCGCGGTTTGAGTTTGCCGATTGGTCGCTGGAGTGAAAAAACATTTAAGAATAGTCGCAAAGTAATTTACTGTAATTCGGTAATGGCGGCGGCAGGTGCAGCCAATGCAAAGCTGGGTTTTGCTATTTTGCCCGAAGGGGACCAAAAAATGGTGCAACCTTACAAACTAAAGAAAGTATTTGAGCTTAAAGAGTTCCAAAGCCATTTCTGGTTACTTTCTCATCCTCAAATGCGTAATTCAGCACGCGTTAAAGCCTTTTGGGACTTCAGCCTGGACACCTTTAAGAAAGGGTATCTTTAA
- a CDS encoding plasma-membrane proton-efflux P-type ATPase: MPIPGPKSESGNASKANLKGSQVDLQKADLPSVYQALNTSPQGLSQAEAETRLQRYGPNSIQEKEQSALLKFLRFFWGPIPWMIEAAALLSALIGHWPDFAIIMALLLYNAVAGFWQEHKASNALAALKASMAPQAEVLRDGSFHTIDAADVVPGDIVRIKLGQVVPADVRFVDGKSISIDQAALTGESLPVSKKIGDIGYSSSIAKRGEMTAVTIGTGRNTFFGRTAKLVAGAGQGASHSQKAVTHIGDFLIVLCLVLALLLVGTQLYRDIVVAPSWYWSDIINILRTVLVLLIASIPVAMPSVITVTNALGALALSRKKAIVSRLESIEELAGVDILCSDKTGTLTKNQLSLHDPKLFVAKSPEQLILAAALASEKGSSDPIDQAIFAGLKDKEALNNYQLKEFTPFDPVIKRAQAQVVDDSGKSLFYCKGAPQAVMQLCKLSGDNEKNASDCVQELAARGLRSLGVASSNDGKSWDFLGILSLEDPPRDDSKQTISRAREHGLQVKMITGDDVAIGKEIAAQVGIGQNIYAAADVFTDSENMDHLSKQVVDCVERADGFGRVFPEHKYAIVKALQERGHQVAMTGDGVNDAPALKQADCGIAVSGATDAARAAAAIILTAPGLSTVVDAIDEARKIFERIINYVLFRVSMTLDIMVVVVFATILFGFSPLTPVMIVLVALLDDIPIMTIAYDNTLLPKEPVHWEMRDLLLGSTIIGIFSIAQTMGLLLIGMEWLQNSQWQSWIPLDKSQIQTIIFLQIIAGGHLLLFVVRSRSAFFAKPLPAMKLFIAIVGTQALTVLMCGFGWLVPAIPWRIIGLVWLYMILWMFILDLVKKLLYRRLQDI; the protein is encoded by the coding sequence GTGCCAATACCCGGGCCAAAATCCGAAAGCGGAAACGCCAGTAAAGCCAACTTAAAAGGCTCCCAGGTTGACCTGCAGAAAGCCGATTTACCCTCCGTTTACCAGGCACTCAACACCTCGCCCCAAGGGTTAAGCCAGGCCGAGGCCGAGACTCGTCTGCAACGCTATGGCCCCAATAGCATCCAGGAGAAAGAACAAAGCGCACTGCTCAAGTTTCTGCGTTTTTTTTGGGGGCCCATTCCCTGGATGATCGAAGCCGCCGCCCTGCTATCGGCACTTATCGGCCACTGGCCTGACTTCGCCATTATTATGGCGCTACTCCTTTACAACGCCGTCGCGGGATTTTGGCAGGAGCACAAGGCCTCCAATGCTCTGGCCGCGCTCAAGGCCAGCATGGCGCCGCAGGCGGAGGTATTGCGCGATGGTAGTTTTCATACCATTGACGCCGCTGATGTGGTTCCCGGGGATATTGTGCGAATTAAGCTAGGTCAGGTGGTGCCCGCAGATGTGCGCTTTGTCGATGGCAAATCCATCAGTATCGATCAGGCTGCTCTTACGGGTGAGTCATTACCGGTCAGCAAAAAAATAGGAGACATCGGTTATTCCAGTAGTATCGCCAAGCGCGGCGAAATGACCGCCGTTACAATTGGCACCGGGCGTAATACTTTTTTTGGTCGCACCGCAAAGCTGGTAGCCGGTGCCGGCCAAGGCGCCTCTCACTCGCAAAAAGCCGTTACTCATATTGGCGATTTCCTGATAGTGCTGTGCCTGGTGCTGGCTTTGTTACTGGTAGGTACCCAGCTCTATCGGGATATCGTGGTGGCCCCCAGCTGGTACTGGTCGGACATTATTAATATTTTACGCACAGTCCTGGTGCTATTAATTGCCTCGATTCCCGTGGCAATGCCCTCCGTAATCACTGTCACTAACGCACTCGGTGCCCTGGCGCTATCCCGAAAAAAAGCCATAGTCTCGCGACTGGAGTCTATAGAGGAGCTTGCTGGGGTCGATATTCTCTGCTCCGATAAAACCGGAACGCTCACCAAGAACCAACTAAGCCTGCACGACCCCAAATTATTTGTCGCCAAGAGCCCGGAACAGTTAATTCTCGCCGCGGCACTCGCCTCGGAAAAAGGTTCTAGTGATCCGATCGATCAGGCAATTTTTGCCGGCCTCAAAGATAAGGAAGCACTGAATAATTACCAGCTTAAAGAATTCACTCCTTTCGACCCGGTAATCAAGCGAGCCCAGGCCCAAGTTGTCGATGACAGTGGTAAGTCCCTGTTTTATTGCAAAGGTGCGCCCCAAGCGGTGATGCAATTGTGCAAGCTCAGTGGTGATAATGAAAAGAATGCCTCAGACTGCGTGCAGGAACTCGCCGCACGGGGTTTACGCTCCCTGGGTGTGGCGAGTTCCAATGATGGGAAAAGCTGGGACTTTCTTGGCATCCTCTCTCTAGAAGATCCGCCTCGGGATGATTCCAAACAAACCATCAGCCGGGCCAGGGAGCACGGGCTGCAGGTAAAAATGATTACTGGCGACGACGTCGCTATCGGTAAGGAAATCGCTGCTCAGGTGGGGATTGGACAGAATATTTATGCCGCCGCCGATGTTTTTACCGACTCGGAGAATATGGACCACTTATCCAAGCAGGTGGTCGATTGTGTTGAACGCGCCGATGGCTTTGGCCGTGTTTTCCCCGAGCATAAGTACGCAATCGTAAAAGCCCTGCAAGAGAGAGGGCACCAGGTGGCAATGACCGGCGACGGTGTCAACGATGCGCCTGCCCTAAAACAAGCTGATTGCGGAATTGCCGTTAGTGGCGCCACCGATGCGGCCCGTGCCGCAGCGGCGATTATTCTCACCGCTCCGGGCCTCTCCACTGTAGTGGATGCTATTGACGAAGCACGCAAGATCTTTGAGCGTATTATTAATTATGTGCTCTTTCGGGTATCCATGACCCTGGATATTATGGTGGTGGTGGTGTTTGCCACTATCCTCTTCGGTTTTTCTCCCCTCACCCCAGTCATGATCGTATTAGTGGCACTGCTTGACGATATTCCCATTATGACTATTGCCTACGACAACACCCTGCTGCCGAAAGAGCCGGTGCACTGGGAAATGCGTGATTTACTACTAGGTTCGACCATTATCGGCATTTTTTCTATCGCACAAACCATGGGGCTCCTCTTGATTGGTATGGAATGGCTTCAAAACAGCCAGTGGCAATCCTGGATACCCCTGGATAAGTCTCAGATCCAAACGATTATTTTTTTACAAATTATTGCCGGCGGTCATTTACTACTTTTTGTCGTGCGCTCCCGCTCAGCTTTCTTCGCAAAGCCGCTGCCCGCAATGAAGTTATTTATCGCTATTGTCGGTACTCAGGCGCTCACGGTTTTAATGTGTGGATTTGGTTGGCTGGTACCAGCTATTCCCTGGCGTATTATCGGGCTCGTTTGGCTCTATATGATTTTGTGGATGTTTATTCTGGATCTGGTGAAGAAGCTGCTCTATCGACGCTTGCAGGATATTTAA
- a CDS encoding polyphosphate kinase 2 family protein, with amino-acid sequence MNCFEAFQVKPGSKIQLDKIDASFKDCYNNREEAQPVIDKLDERIRAQQYLMYAEHKRSLLICLQGRDASGKDGTINHVLGAMNPQGCTVTSFKQPSKEEAAHDFLWRCHKVTPAQGHVAIFNRSHYEDVLIQRVHNMVPESIWSKRYDHINHFEQLLADHNTLVLKFFLHIDADEQLKRFKQRIDDPSKHWKISESDYTEASYWDAYTQAFEDILYKCSKPHAPWFVIPANHKWFRNIAIASIVADAMEALKMSFPKPSVDINEIKRKYHKLDDLEEKEGLLDDPKEHKKS; translated from the coding sequence ATGAATTGCTTCGAAGCATTCCAGGTAAAACCCGGCAGCAAGATACAGTTAGATAAGATCGATGCCAGTTTTAAAGATTGCTATAACAATCGCGAAGAGGCCCAGCCGGTCATTGATAAATTGGATGAAAGAATTCGCGCACAGCAGTACCTTATGTATGCTGAGCACAAGCGCTCTCTATTGATCTGCCTACAGGGTCGGGATGCCTCCGGTAAAGATGGCACTATTAATCATGTGCTTGGAGCAATGAATCCCCAAGGCTGTACAGTAACCAGCTTCAAGCAGCCATCTAAAGAAGAAGCCGCACATGATTTCCTGTGGAGGTGTCACAAAGTCACCCCTGCACAGGGACATGTGGCGATTTTTAACCGATCCCACTATGAAGATGTATTAATTCAACGGGTGCATAATATGGTACCAGAGAGCATCTGGTCCAAGCGCTACGATCATATCAACCACTTCGAACAATTATTAGCCGACCACAACACCCTGGTATTAAAATTTTTCCTGCATATTGATGCAGATGAACAACTGAAACGCTTTAAACAGCGTATTGATGACCCAAGCAAACACTGGAAAATCAGCGAGAGCGATTATACGGAGGCGAGCTACTGGGACGCCTACACCCAGGCTTTTGAGGATATTCTCTATAAGTGCAGCAAACCTCATGCCCCCTGGTTCGTTATTCCCGCCAATCACAAATGGTTTAGAAATATTGCAATTGCCTCCATTGTGGCCGACGCGATGGAGGCCCTAAAAATGTCTTTTCCCAAGCCCAGTGTGGATATCAATGAAATAAAAAGAAAATATCATAAACTGGATGACCTAGAAGAAAAAGAGGGACTCTTAGATGATCCAAAGGAGCATAAGAAAAGCTAG
- a CDS encoding DUF1203 domain-containing protein, which translates to MINQVAVTMAFQIQGINPLNFYHLLILPDAQLKEKNACWKLVDASPGYPCRVSLVDAKAGERVLCLPYSHHNTSSFYRASGPIFIREHAEPAKLDTNEVPLMLRHRLLSIRAYNCEGLMETAEVAQGADLEGVLEKQFSLGSVEYIHIHNALPGCFNCAVYRA; encoded by the coding sequence TTGATCAATCAGGTTGCAGTTACCATGGCATTTCAAATACAAGGCATTAACCCGCTAAATTTTTACCATTTATTGATACTTCCAGATGCTCAGTTGAAAGAAAAAAATGCTTGCTGGAAGCTTGTAGATGCGAGCCCCGGTTATCCCTGCAGGGTGTCCCTTGTGGATGCCAAAGCAGGTGAGAGGGTACTCTGCCTACCCTATAGCCATCATAATACTTCATCCTTTTATCGTGCTTCAGGCCCTATATTTATTCGGGAGCATGCAGAACCCGCGAAATTAGATACTAATGAAGTTCCACTGATGCTGCGACACAGGCTACTTTCAATTCGCGCCTATAATTGCGAGGGGCTAATGGAGACTGCTGAGGTTGCTCAGGGAGCGGATCTTGAGGGTGTGCTTGAAAAGCAATTTTCCTTAGGGAGTGTGGAGTATATTCATATTCACAATGCGCTTCCTGGGTGCTTCAATTGCGCCGTCTATCGAGCGTAA
- a CDS encoding cupin domain-containing protein produces MINLFENLPENTELEHFQDIIKNDAVRIERIVSHGQSSPEEGWYDQGEHEWVLVLSGSGVLEFDCGETFQLIPGDCLLIEAGRKHRVVETSPNEATVWLAVFYH; encoded by the coding sequence ATGATAAATCTTTTTGAGAATTTACCGGAAAACACTGAGCTGGAGCATTTCCAGGACATCATAAAAAATGATGCTGTACGAATTGAGCGAATCGTTTCTCACGGCCAATCCTCGCCGGAAGAGGGTTGGTATGACCAGGGTGAACATGAGTGGGTGCTTGTACTAAGTGGTTCTGGTGTGTTGGAGTTTGACTGTGGTGAGACATTTCAGCTGATACCAGGGGATTGCTTATTGATAGAGGCTGGAAGAAAGCACCGGGTGGTGGAAACTTCACCTAATGAAGCAACAGTTTGGCTGGCGGTGTTTTACCACTAA
- a CDS encoding LysR family transcriptional regulator, producing MDTFDGVVEFVAVAESQGFSAAAKQLGCSTSHVSRQVARLEERLGSALLARTTRLVSLTQAGAVYYQRCKELVVGLQQANEQVGQQQYELSGTLRVSCAGIFAEQYVAPALMAFALQHPDLQIDIDFNSRMVNFVEDGIDFAIRYGRLEDSGLVARKLAGRQMMAVASTEYLDQFGRPNHPQDLKSHSCIVANNDNWIFDMEGVEESIRVNGRWRSNNAHTVVNACEKGLGIAYMPKSSFNRSLDSQLLEPVLEPYWGHGASSWIVYQNRRFLPIRARMAIDYLMDHFSSWQE from the coding sequence ATGGATACATTTGACGGCGTAGTCGAATTTGTCGCTGTGGCAGAGAGCCAGGGCTTCTCTGCAGCCGCCAAACAGTTGGGGTGCAGTACCAGTCATGTGAGCCGGCAGGTGGCTCGCTTGGAGGAGCGCCTGGGAAGCGCTCTTCTGGCTAGAACAACGCGCTTGGTCAGCCTGACTCAGGCTGGGGCTGTTTATTACCAGCGCTGTAAAGAGCTGGTTGTGGGTCTGCAGCAGGCCAATGAACAGGTTGGCCAGCAACAGTATGAGCTGAGTGGCACCTTGAGGGTGAGCTGTGCCGGTATATTCGCCGAGCAGTATGTGGCACCAGCGCTGATGGCTTTCGCTTTACAGCATCCCGACCTGCAGATTGATATCGATTTCAACAGCCGAATGGTTAATTTTGTTGAGGATGGTATCGACTTTGCGATCCGCTATGGCCGCCTGGAGGATTCTGGACTGGTAGCCCGCAAGCTGGCGGGACGCCAGATGATGGCTGTTGCCAGTACGGAATATCTGGATCAATTCGGTAGGCCAAACCATCCTCAAGATTTAAAGTCACACAGTTGTATTGTTGCGAATAATGATAACTGGATATTCGATATGGAGGGTGTTGAAGAATCAATCCGCGTTAATGGTCGTTGGAGAAGTAATAATGCCCATACAGTGGTAAACGCATGTGAAAAAGGACTAGGTATTGCCTATATGCCAAAAAGCAGCTTTAACCGCTCTTTAGACTCACAGCTATTAGAGCCGGTACTGGAGCCTTATTGGGGGCACGGAGCCAGTAGCTGGATTGTGTATCAGAATCGCCGCTTTTTACCAATACGAGCGAGAATGGCCATTGATTATCTTATGGATCACTTTTCCAGCTGGCAGGAATAA
- a CDS encoding type 1 glutamine amidotransferase domain-containing protein: MKKVLIPVTNHATLGETDQANGTYSPELTHVVHVLKENGIDYDIASIKGGKAPLYGTDIEGDEVNSQVLADEDFQNRVNNTIPVSQLNTANYDAVFYPGGFGLLSDLASNEDFAKLSAEIYENGGILSAVCHGPAGLLPITLSNGENLLASKSITSFTREEEIDFGTIKDIPFLLEEAVSRKSARFNKVQPWQEFVIEDGRVITGQNPASAHAVGKAIAKQLIN; the protein is encoded by the coding sequence ATGAAGAAAGTACTTATTCCCGTAACTAACCATGCAACCCTCGGGGAAACTGACCAAGCTAATGGCACCTACTCTCCTGAGCTGACGCACGTCGTGCATGTCCTCAAAGAGAATGGCATTGACTACGATATTGCCTCCATCAAAGGTGGCAAGGCGCCACTCTACGGTACCGATATTGAAGGAGATGAGGTCAACAGCCAGGTATTGGCCGATGAAGACTTCCAGAACCGAGTCAACAACACTATTCCAGTAAGCCAGCTGAATACTGCCAATTACGATGCCGTGTTCTACCCAGGTGGGTTTGGTCTACTTTCCGACCTAGCCAGTAATGAAGATTTCGCTAAATTGAGTGCAGAGATCTATGAAAATGGCGGCATTCTTTCTGCGGTCTGCCACGGTCCGGCTGGCTTACTGCCCATCACCCTGAGTAATGGTGAGAATTTACTGGCTAGCAAATCGATAACCTCCTTTACCCGAGAAGAAGAAATCGACTTCGGCACCATTAAGGATATCCCTTTCCTGCTTGAAGAAGCGGTTAGCCGAAAGTCTGCTCGATTTAACAAAGTGCAACCCTGGCAGGAATTTGTCATCGAGGATGGCCGCGTGATTACCGGTCAAAATCCAGCCAGTGCGCATGCTGTTGGTAAAGCGATCGCTAAGCAGTTAATAAACTAG
- a CDS encoding DMT family transporter — translation MPSSILYPSLMLIAGIGIPVMATLNSGLGVKLGSSALATTILFFVGLIISTIYLFKTEGFQVAGFHKDISWHLYLGGILVAFYVLSVTWVSPKYGVGNTISFVLLGQLFAMATIDHFGLFGAQQTSLDPKRIIGFVLMITGILLVVKRNS, via the coding sequence GTGCCTAGCTCAATTCTTTATCCGTCGCTTATGTTAATTGCCGGAATCGGCATCCCGGTGATGGCCACGTTAAACAGCGGTCTAGGTGTAAAGCTTGGCAGCTCTGCTCTCGCTACGACGATTTTATTTTTTGTCGGATTAATCATCTCTACTATTTACTTATTTAAAACTGAAGGTTTTCAAGTAGCCGGTTTTCACAAAGATATCTCCTGGCACCTTTATCTCGGAGGGATATTGGTTGCTTTTTACGTACTCAGCGTCACTTGGGTTTCACCAAAATACGGTGTTGGCAATACTATATCTTTTGTATTACTCGGCCAGCTCTTTGCTATGGCCACCATCGATCATTTTGGCCTCTTTGGTGCACAACAAACCAGCCTGGACCCCAAACGAATTATTGGATTTGTTCTAATGATTACAGGCATCTTACTAGTAGTAAAACGCAATTCATAA
- a CDS encoding putative quinol monooxygenase has protein sequence MPNLYVMAKVKSKLGETQKAKNILTRLAENSEKESGCLSYQILFSGEDTDTFMTLEVWDSKESEQKHWQEPHLKETLKALEPILAEEPRIEKYQVTSD, from the coding sequence ATGCCCAATCTATATGTAATGGCAAAAGTGAAGTCTAAACTTGGAGAAACACAGAAAGCTAAGAACATTCTGACCAGACTGGCAGAGAACTCTGAAAAGGAGAGCGGATGTTTGAGTTATCAGATTTTATTTTCGGGTGAGGATACAGATACCTTTATGACATTAGAGGTGTGGGATTCAAAAGAGAGTGAACAAAAACATTGGCAAGAGCCGCATTTAAAAGAAACATTAAAAGCGTTAGAACCAATTTTGGCCGAAGAACCAAGAATTGAAAAATATCAGGTTACTTCCGATTAA